One Phocoena sinus isolate mPhoSin1 chromosome 13, mPhoSin1.pri, whole genome shotgun sequence DNA segment encodes these proteins:
- the LOC116764478 gene encoding LOW QUALITY PROTEIN: 60S ribosomal protein L13a-like (The sequence of the model RefSeq protein was modified relative to this genomic sequence to represent the inferred CDS: deleted 1 base in 1 codon; substituted 1 base at 1 genomic stop codon), with protein MAEGQVLVLDGQGHLLGCLVAMMAKQVLLGQKVVVMRCEGINISGNFYRNKLKYLAFLCKRMNTNPSHAPYNFXAPSRIFWQTVQGMLSHKTNQGQAALNCLKAFDGILPPYDKKKRMVVPTALKVVHLKPMWKFAYLGSLAHQVGWKYQAVTGTLEEKRKEKAKIHYWKKKQPTRLWKQAEKNIEKKIDKFTEVLKTHGFLV; from the exons ATGGCGgaggggcaggtcctggttctCGATGGCCAAGGCCATCTCCTGGGCTGCCTGGTGGCCATGATGGCCAAGCAGGTGCTTCTGGGTCAAAAGGTGGTGGTTATGCGCTGTGAGGGCATCAACATTTCTGGCAATTTCTATAGAAACAAGTTGAAGTACCTGGCATTCCTCTGCAAGCGGATGAACACCAACCCCTCCCAC GCCCCCTACAACTTCTGAGCCCCCAGCCGCATCTTCTGGCAGACAGTGCAAGGCATGCTGTCCCATAAGACCAATCAAGGCCAGGCCGCTCTAAACTGCCTCAAGGCGTTTGATGGGATCCTGCCACCCTATGACAAGAAAAAGAGGATGGTAGTTCCTACCGCCCTCAAGGTTGTGCATCTGAAGCCTATGTGGAAGTTTGCCTACCTAGGGTCCCTGGCTCATCAGGTTGGCTGGAAGTACCAGGCAGTAACAGGCACCcttgaggagaagagaaaggagaaggccaAGATCCACTACTGGAAAAAGAAGCAGCCCACAAGGCTATGGAAGCAGGCCGAAAAGAACATAGAGAAGAAAATTGACAAATTCACAGAGGTCCTCAAAACCCATGGATTCTTAGTCTGA
- the C13H2orf15 gene encoding uncharacterized protein C2orf15 homolog, translated as MGVQICLQDPEVGLLDRMLKFPLYSLVTIFSPSSQVEETSPLLKEGPANYFYSAVPMGFSLSKSATQVSAMHMDSKVDDHLMQGTEKSKLEPVTQLFQNTKKIRLEDTNQENFTRSKDIGTGSLSEKALGSVVYVKESDGIEIIDVE; from the exons atgggtgtacaaatatgtCTTCAAGACCCAGAAGTTGgtttgctggatcgtatg TTGAAATTCCCGCTGTATTCACTTGTAACAATTTTTTCCCCAAGCAGTCAAGTTGAAGAAACGTCTCCACTACTTAAAGAGGGACCTGCAAACTATTTTTATTCAGCTGTCCCAATGGGATTTTCTCTTAGTAAATCTGCTACTCAGGTATCTGCTATGCATATGGATTCAAAAGTGGATGATCACTTAATGCAAGGGACTGAGAAAAGCAAATTGGAACCAGTGACTCAGTTATTTCAAAACACCAAGAAAATAAGATTAGAAGACACAAACCAAGAAAACTTTACAAGGAGCAAAGATATTGGCACAGGATCTCTTTCGGAGAAAGCCTTGGGTTCAGTGGTATATGTTAAAGAAAGTGATGGAATAGAAATTATAGATGTGGAATGA